The following DNA comes from Hordeum vulgare subsp. vulgare chromosome 3H, MorexV3_pseudomolecules_assembly, whole genome shotgun sequence.
ATGCAAAGtaccactacaacagttttttagggtgaggaatatgaaaacagtttgcatagtACGCAGGCATGGAGAAagtagatgaggattaactcacgTGAAGAATTGGGGGTTGAGGAAttacagagaaagtcttcagcaaattcttcaaatagtagaagtgaaaatcatcaacacacaagctgaggaatgtaaagagttgaagaaatagaacccgtttcacaatgaagacagtggttgatgacccagttccaactgctgtgacaattgtacatctggtttggagcggcttggtattgaaaccaaaagacacacagtcccgggacacacagtccctaccgtattctccttgggctaagaacacacagtcctcgcccaacactcgtggtaagtcttgagggcagacttccaaaccctcacaaacttggtcacccgacgatccacaattgactattgGATTGCTcttgaccatgacgcctaacagtctggaggatgcacagtcctcaaaggtaaaaggcttcagtcccacacaggaacaacttcttcagtgatgctcaatcacttggttttcggtttgtggtttggtgtttggggtatttcctcactgatgaattactcttgaagactctgaggaatttgggttgctcttatgaaaagtgtcagtttctaacggagcagccaaccatctaatggttgtggggcggctatttataacctgggagcatcccgacatgatttgacattaatgcccttaaataatatgaccgtggatgtggataagaccaatgatgtggcgcgactatcggtaacggtcgggaccctcaagtgtgagagtcctcatgtctctcatattcctcacttgaggcttttggtaggattaggcttgggttgagcatcatgaggaaattcattccaatgtgttactctgaccccctttaacagtacggtgttcctattactcaagtgtgaagaaaataaaacagaaaggataaatcttcatgcttcaaagtcttcagattgattttcttcaggacgcaccgaactcctcattttcaatatcttcttgaggaatatcaatttcatcgcaatttcttcgcgattcaattcttcagattcagaccaatttctttagccgaagatatacatttttaggggtcgatattcatcgaatatctcaaactcctcaacgacgtatagatcttgtgtacactcacaaacacattagatacttaacctataagtctttaaatcaccaaaattactaaggggcactagatgcacttacacgagtaaacatcatatctactttttctGTCTTGCCAATCAGCGACCCCAAGCTCCAAGTAACCAGAAAGTCATTGACAGCCTTTGACGGAGCTCCCGCAAAGCGAACCCAAATCTGAGGAAGAGGCACTCCTTGTGGCTCCTCGCTCTTCCACGGGTCAAACTCAAGCACACAGCTAGTGCTAGGCACTCTACACATGTCAAACTTGAGCAATCGCGCCAAATCCTCCTTGGTACGAAAGACCACTTTGAACACATTGTCTGCAATCAAAACTGGTTCCCACCTATAGGACAAAAAGACCAGCTCCCGAAGCTGCTGCACCACCTGCTTAACAGTCATTGTTCCACGAGTCACGGTAACCGTCCCTCTGAAGGCCGCATCTGGCGCATGAACCGATGCCATAGCAGTCGGCGACTCAAAGAACATCAAGTCCTGGCAACATACGCCATAAATAGTCACCACAGGCATCGGTCCAACCGTAAGAGGTCACTTAGCCGAGTCATGCTTGGGCTTCAAGCAAAACTCATACAGATCAGCCTTACATTTGGAGACAAAGTGTCCCGTCTCGAACAACAATAGcatatcattttcttcttcttgcgcCCCCATTTGGAGGGGTGATCACCCCCCTCGAGCTTGCCATTAGCGTTGCTCTAATCAACCAAAGTGGGATCCACCCCATTATCATGACCGTGAAGCTGACTTTGAACCTTGGCAGCCTCCTTGGCCGGCCCCAACTTGGGTTCAGGAGTAATAGCATCTACCTTGTCAGCTGGCACTTCTTGAGGCGGGAGAGGCGAAAAACAATTTATTTGTTACTAATAGAATGTGTACATTATTTATATTCGTTGTAGGTATTATGATTTATTTATAATCACTGTAGGTATTATTTATAATCATATTTTACTTTCTCACTGATCAAACTTGATAAAAAGTTGCTCAAATATTCAACAATGCGCAGTACCACCGCTTTGACTATCAAAGCAGCATTTGGGGCCTTGTGCCCTTACTTCCGTTTAGAAAACTAGTTCCCCGGAGAACATGTTTTCCGAAAATTTACAAAACGGTCTCAATTCACTTAGATGAAGCCTTTTGTGCTGCTCTAAGTTTTTCGTTTATGTGTTCTTACCTTTTGTTCGAACCTCTATGCTCCGAGAACATGATGTGTAGTGGATTGTTTTTACATGCAACGAGCTACATCCTCCgtcctaaatatttgtcttttttaaaaatttcagtacgaattatatacggatgtataaacATAATTAAGAGTATAAGCTTATTCATTTTGCCTCGTGTAGTTgagttttaaaaaaaacaaatattttaaaaCGAAGAACACCAACTTTTAGGTCGGCAAACATACATATGGACGAAAAAAAACATACAGATCTACGGAAAAAAATTCACCATCTGCGGATAGCCTGTAGCTCTGTACCCGTCCCCTGGACATATCATCATTACAGTAGTAAGAGCCACTAATGAATAtgcgcaacaacaacaaaaaaagaccCAAAAAATCATCATATTCCCCTCCAAGGCTCCAAGGAAACCCGGCCCCGAGCCAGGAATACTAGTTCGCTTTATATATTCCATCCAATTTGACAGGGTACGGAACTGCAAAAAACTTAAACGAGATTCATTACAACACACATAGTACGATAGATCGAAGCTAGCCCATGAAGACACCAACGTACACAACCAAACCACGAACTCAAATGAAACAACCAAAACGCAACGCACACGTCCGTCCGGCCTAAACGCACGCATGCCACAGATATAGGCAGCCAGCTAGCTAAATTAAAGCCCTCTCGACGGCGATCCGGTTGATCTACGCCTTCCTCCCCTCATTGGCCTTCTTGAACGCGGCCGCCTGCGCCGCGGCGGCGCTGTCGGAGCCACCGGCCGCGGCCGCCGCGAACGCATCCCTCACCTGCTGGGTGGTGTAGGCGAACCCCGGGCGGGTCATGGAGTTGAGCAGCGCGGCGGTGCCCTCACGCAGCAGCGCGCCGGCGCCGTCGGTCCTCGTGTTCGCCAGTGCGTCTTGGATGCTCACGCTGGGCCCGCCGGCGACCGCGCCACCGGCTGCGCCGAAGAAGTGGCTCACCGAGCTCGGCCAGCTCCCCAGTGCCGACCATATCTGCATCGGGTGCGTCCTCCAGTAGCTACGTGCAAGAAACAAGTGCAGCGTCATGCATGGGCCCATCACGTCAGTGGCTTAACTCGTGGTACTCCATTCACAGAAGAAAGAAAAGGTAGCGTGCCGGTGTAAGTGCAAGAAGCGGCTTACTCGCATGTCCCGAGGCTGTTGGGGTCGACTGGGATGAGCGGCGTCGGTGTCACAGACCCGTGGCTGCTGTGCGACGGTGCAGCCGGAGTTCCGCTGTAGGAGCCTCCGTCGTGGGCCGGCGTCGGGGAGCTCCCGTATGCGCCTCCGTCGTGGGACGGCGTGGGTGAGCTGCCGTATGCGCCTCCGTCGTGGGACGGCGTAGGTGAGCTGCCGTAGGCACCGCCAGTGGAAGGCGTCGGGGAGCTCCCGTAGGCGCCTCCGCTGTGTGACGGCGCATCCGGAGTGGACCCGTAACCTCCTCCGCTGTGCGACGGGTCAGGCAACGAACCAGAGCCCCCGTGCGACGGGTCAGGCACCGACCCGGAGCCACTGTGCGAGGGAGTCGAGCCGGAACCGCCGTGCGACGGGTCAGGCACCGACCCGGAGCCGCTGTGCGAGGGAGTCGAGCCGGAGCCGCCGTGCGACGGCGTGGTGCCGGAGCCTCCGTGGTAAGGCGGGGTGCCGGATGAGCCTCCGTGCGAAGGAAGCGGCACGGTGGTGCCGCCGTGGCCGGGGAAGTTGTGCGGGTCGAGGGACGGCACGCAGTCCGGCTTCTTCACGTCATCTGCGAGCACGACACGAAACGACATTGTTACAACCTAGCTCACCCGTCACCACAAGCTTCATGCACACaagatctagctagctaggtaCGCACCTTGGCTTGCCTTGTCCGTCGGGACGCTCCTGGCCGAGACGGCGACGAAGGCCTGGGTGGCCAATGCGGCGagcaggaagctcgcgaagagagcTCTCTGCGCCGCCATGTCCtctagcttcttcttcttcttcttcttgcgccgCTGCTTCAGTGGGAGTGGAGTGGAGAGGTGGAATGAGGTGAACAACACAGGCAAAGGGAGCGGATATAAATAACGGGGAGCAGAAGCTACCAGACCGACGCGCCATGCAAATCAATGAGGTGTGAGAGAGCGTGGTAAATGGAGATCACAGAGGCAGAGATGACACCACCGAGTGGTTGGCCAGGGCATTCACTGCGCAACATCAAAAGCTCGACCGATGCGACCAGACAGGGCAAAAGCCATGGACTCATGGTGGACTGGCCTTGTGTGTTTATCACCTACCTAGTGACAATAAATTCATTTTCCTCTTGGAGTTTTTGATTCGGGTTCCAGCTATCGATCTTAAGTTGGAGATGTGCATGGCTTCAATTCGTGTCCTGTAGGATGGTGGATGATCCGGTCCTACTGTTGACCAAGCGCACCATGAGGGCCTCTTTGATTTGCTGGATTTTAAAAATGCAGAAATATGAAAAATAGAGGATTGTAGTGATATGTTCATTTGAACCCTGTAGGATTAGCAAGGAGTGTTTGATGAAAAATAAAGGAATTATAAAAAAAGGTTAAAATGGATGTTAGATTTTCTATTGTGAAGAGAGATGTTTGATAATGCAACTCACAATGTATTGATTGGGTGCATGTGCACATATATATAGAGTACAATATGGGTCTCAACCTCAATTATACAAAGGCTAGAAGATGGGCCAAACTTATACACATATACATGCAAACTATATGTTCAACACCCCCCGCAGTCGAAGCGGCACCAGAGACTGGACCTGAACTCCTCAAAGACGGAAGTGGGCAATCCCTTTGTCATAACATCGGCGAACTGCTGCGTCGTTGGAACATGAAGAACTCGAATGCGCCCAAGAGCTACTTGTTCGTGAACAAAGTGGATGTCGAGCTCAATATGCTTCGTACGACGATGATGGAGCGGGTTGACGAAGAGGTAAACGACACTGACATTGTCACAATAGACAAGTGTGGCCTTGTGAACATCGTAAAACAGCTCCTGTAGAAGCTGGCGGAGCCAGGAGCACTCGGCAACGGCTTTAGCCACTACCCGATACTCAGCCTCAACGCTCGAGTGGGTGATCATGGGCTGTCGCTTGGAAGACCAAGAGATCAGCGAGGGTCCAAAGTAGACACAGTAGTTGGACGTGGAGCGTCGCGTGTTAGGGCAGCCTGTCCAGTCCGCATCCGAGTAGGCGACGATGCCGGTGGATGCAGAGGCCGTCAGTGTGAGACCCAAGGACATGGTGCCACGTATGTAGAGAAGGATACGCTTCGCCAGAGTCCAATGAGAATCACGTCAAGCGTGCATGTTAAGGCAGACCTGCTGAACTGTGTACTGAAATCCGGGTGCATCAAAGTCAGGTACTGGAGAGCACCAACAATGGAGCAGTAGAGCGGAGCATCGGACGCAAGAGAGCCCTCTATGGCAGAGACCTTGGCCTTGGTATCAACGGGAGTGGGAGCTGTCTTGCAGTTAAGCATGCCGACACGCTCAAGAAGCTCCTGAGCATACCGTTGCTGATGCAAGAAAAACCCATCACGCCATCGAactacctcaatgccaaggacgtAATGCAGAGGCCCCAAGTCCTTAAGCGCAAACTCATCGCGAAGACGAGCGGTGACACGCTGAAGGAGCTCAGAGGTGGATGCTGTCAGGATGATGTCGTCGATGTAGAGCAGCAGGTATGCAGTGGCAGCTCCCTGATAATACAAAAAGAGTGACGCATCGGAGCGGGTCGACTCGAAGCCAAGAGACTACAGGAAAGCAGCAATCCGCTGGTACTAAGCACGGGGTgcctgcttcaacccgtaaagagaGCAAGAAAGCAGGCACACGTTATCGGGATAAACAACATCGACGAAACCAGTAGGCTGTTGACAGAAAGACCCGCTTGGTGAGGTGTCCGTGCagaaaggtgttggagacgtccaaCTGACCCACATGCCATGCGTGAGAGACCGCGAGCTGAAGGACCGTGCGGATCATGCCTGGTTTGACAACCGGGGAAAAAGTGTCGGTGAAGTCCACACCGGCGCGTTGTTGCAATCCACGAACCACCCACCGAGCTTTGTAGCACTCGAGAGAACCGTCAGTGCAAGTCTTGTGGCGGAACACCCATTTGCTAGTGATGACATTGGCATTAGGGGGCCGCGGAACAAGATGCCACATGCGGTTTTGCTGCAAGGCAAAGAACTCCCCGTGGATCGCAGCGAGCCAGTGAGAGTCCCAAAGGGCCTTGtgggaggaggaggggatgggTGATGGCGTTGACGTCGATGTCGTGCATGCATACTCATCCGAAGGATAAGGAGTGTTGCGTCGAGTCACGCCGGCGCGGGTGCGGGCCGTCACGCGGAGGGGCGGGACTGCTGCGGGGCCGGGCGGAGCGACGGGCGAGGAGGACCCCGAGCCCGTCGCGGTGGCGCCAACGGCCCGGGCAGTGGCCGACGGAGCAGCGCTGGTGGAAACGGCAACCGTGGGGGAGGCGTGGGCGGACTCGACCTCGGGGGAGGGATTCGCAGGCCGAGTGGCAGCTGCTGGAGAATCCTGGGCGGACTCGACCTCACGGGAGGGAGTCGCAAGCCAGGTAGCAGCCGAGGGAGAAGCCTGGACGGACTCGACCTCGAGAGAGGGAGTCACAGGCCTGGAAGCAGCCGACTAGAGAAATCGTCCGGCGGGGGCGGCGACGGGTCGCCGCGGTGGACAACACATGTTGCGCAGAGGGCGGGCGCCGAGCGCTGGCGAGGGAGCCACCGTCGGGGATACCTGAAAGAAAGGAAACACTATCTCGACAAAGTACACGTGCCTCAAAGTGTACACGCGGTGAGTGACAGGATCATAGCACCGGTAACCTTTGGTGTTGGAAGGGTAGCCAAGGAAGACGCATGGAAGGGATCGGGTGCGAGTTTGTGTGGGGTGGTGGACGCGGTGCTAGGATAGCAAAGACACCCGAAAATGCGAAGCCCATCATAGGACGGGGGTGCACCGAAGAGGAGTTGATGAGGAGTGTATTTCCAACGAGTGCAACACGGATGGATGTTGACGAGTAAGGTGGCAGTGGCGAGTGCATCAGGCCAGAACCTGGGAGGTACGTTGGAGTGAAAGAGTAACGTACGGACGCAATCATTAAGAGTGCGTAGGATCCGCTCGGCTAGACCGTTATGTTGGGAGGTGTAGGGGCAGGTTAGGCGGAAGACAGTACCGTGAGAGGCTAAGAGAGTGCGAACAACAACATTATCAAACACTTTACCGTTGTCGGTTTGGAGTGCAAGAATAGGGCGACCAAACTGCGTGGTGACATAGGAATAAAAGGCAGTGAGTGTAACAAGAGCGTCAGACTTGCGACGGAGAGGGAAGTCCACACGTAATGAGAGTAATCATCTAAAATCACCAAATAGTATAGATAGCCCGTATTACTTGCAACTCGAGATGTCCAAACATCACTATGAAGTAACTGAAATGGAAAGGTAGATATAGTTGTTGACGCGCTAAAGGGAAGACGAACGTGTTTGCCTAGACGACAAGCCTCACACGAGTGATCCTCAAGTTTACTAcatgaaaaagaaaaagtctgAAGGATTTGACAAGGGTGGTGGGGTTGGGGTGGCCCAAACAAGCATGCCAAGGGTCGACGCCCACGGCAAGAGCAACGGGAGTGAAAGTGGAGGCGCCGGCATGCATGGGAT
Coding sequences within:
- the LOC123443105 gene encoding protodermal factor 1-like, whose product is MAAQRALFASFLLAALATQAFVAVSARSVPTDKASQDDVKKPDCVPSLDPHNFPGHGGTTVPLPSHGGSSGTPPYHGGSGTTPSHGGSGSTPSHSGSGSVPDPSHGGSGSTPSHSGSGSVPDPSHGGSGSLPDPSHSGGGYGSTPDAPSHSGGAYGSSPTPSTGGAYGSSPTPSHDGGAYGSSPTPSHDGGAYGSSPTPAHDGGSYSGTPAAPSHSSHGSVTPTPLIPVDPNSLGTCDYWRTHPMQIWSALGSWPSSVSHFFGAAGGAVAGGPSVSIQDALANTRTDGAGALLREGTAALLNSMTRPGFAYTTQQVRDAFAAAAAGGSDSAAAAQAAAFKKANEGRKA